A stretch of DNA from Alicyclobacillus acidocaldarius subsp. acidocaldarius Tc-4-1:
CGCCGCGCGCGTGCGGGTCGTCACGCCCGCAGCTCGCGATCTTGATCGAGGCCCATGGCCTCCGCGACGCGATCGGCCAACTTGGCGAAGACCTGGCCGTGCAAAGAGTCGGCGGAAAAGATCCCCGCGCGCTCCTTCTCCTGATTGGCAATCGGAATCTCAGCGAGGAGGGTGGTGTTGAGCGCCGCAGCCACGCGTTCGCCACCGCCCCGTCCAAACAGGTACGCGGTCTCCCCGCACGAGTCGCACACGAAGTAGGCCATGTTTTCGACCACGCCGATGACCTGGTGGTTCGTGCGCACGCCCATCAGGCCCGCGCGCACCGCCACCTCCGCCGCGGCAGCCTGCGGAGTGGTGACGATGAGCTGCTTGCTCTGCGGCAGAAGCGTGTGCACATCCAGCGCCACATCCCCTGTGCCGGGGGGCAGGTCCAGCAGTACGATGTCCACCTCGCCCCAGTGAACTTGCCCGAAGAAGCTGCGCAGCATCTTGCCCAGCATCGGACCGCGCCACACGACGGGCGTGTTCTCAGGCACGAAGAACTGCATGGACATGATCTTCACGCCCTCAGCCTGTACGGGCATGATGAGATCCTCAATGGTCGCTGGCTTCACGCCCTCAATGCCGAAGATCACCGGAATGCTGAAGCCGTAGATGTCCGCGTCGATGAGCGCCACCCGATAGCCCTTTCGCGCAAGGGCTACGGCCAGGTTGGCGGTCACGGTGGACTTGCCGACGCCTCCCTTGCCAGAGGCGATGGCGAGGAACTGGCGCCCCTGCTGGCGCAAGATGGGTGGCAGCTCCGCCTGCTGCGCTTCGGCGTTCGCACGTCCCATGCCGCGCACCTTGGCGGCGAACTGCGCGCGCTGTTCGTCCGTCATGTGACCCACGCGTACCTCAATCTCGGTCACACCGTCGAGTTGCGACAGACGCTCCCGGATCTCCCGTTCAATGACGTTCGATAGCGGGCAACCGCGGATGGTAAGCAGCACGTCCACGGTGACCTTGCCGCCTTCGATCTCGACCGACGGCACCATATCCAACTCCACGATACTGCGGCCGACCTCCGGATCCTTCACGTCCCGGAGCGCTTCGATGACCTGCTCGCGAGTCACCATCTATCGAAAAACCTCCTTGTCCGTACACACCTCGAAAAACACACGCGACGCTGCGTTTAGTGTACATCATCAGGCGGGGGAAACCAAACGCGCGGAGACGACCTGGTAAGCGTTCACACCTTGGTCCAGCCAGTTGATGACGTAGCGGGGCCGCGGCTGTTTTTGTCCCACGAACCATGCAGACCAGCCGGGATCGAGCGCGTAAGGCGGATGGGCAAGCGGGCGGATCGGCACGGACGACGGGGGCTGCACGCCGATGTAGAGAAGAGGCAAGAGATCCCCCTCCCAGCTCCGGATGACGAGGTGCTGGAGGACGATGGCGGATCGATTGGTCAGGATGTAGACAGGGCGCCCTTCCCAGTCGAAGGGCGCCCGTTTGAGCACGAGCGGAAGCGCATGGCCAGACGATGTCTCCGCGCGAGCGGCGGAGGCTGGGCGCCCGACGAAGTCGGCGACCAAGGGCGACCAAGCCATGAGACCGAGTCCCCCGATGGCTATGGCCACGAGCCCTACCCATCTTCGCCGCCGCAAGCTTACCCCTCCCGTGCGCTGCGTTCAGCCGCCGTCTTCCGGCACCTGCTGAGCGGCCGGATCGCTGAAGTAGCGGACCAAGGCTTGGTACATGGCGAAGGCCACGCGCTCCTGATACGCCTCCGTGGTGAGCGCGCGCGCCTCCTCTGGGTTTGACACAAATCCGATTTCCGCCAAGACGGTCGGCCCTTCAATTCGCTTGAGCAAAAACAGCGTCCGATTCGACTGCACGTCGCGGTGCGTTGGCAGCAACTCCGATCTGAACGTCTCCTGCATGACGGTCGCGAGCTGCTTGGCGTGTGGATTGGTCTTCAGGTACAGGACCTGAGCGCCGCGCCAGTCGGGAGATGGTGCGCTGTTGCAGTGAATCGAAACAAAGGCGTCGACGCGCTGGCGGCGAACCACATTCAACCGGCCGCGAAGATCGCCCAGATGGCGCTGTCTCATGGCGCGATCGCGCTCTGTAGCGAGATCCGTATCCGTACTCCTCGTCATGACGACCATGGCGCCGCCCTGTTGCAGGTAGCGCGCGAGCTTAAGTGCCACCGAGAGGGTGATGTCCTTCTCCTCAATGCCGCCGACACCGCGCGCCCCGGAGTCGCGGCCGCCATGGCCAGGATCCACGACAATGACTTTGCCCTGGATGCCGGTCGCTTGTATCCCTGGATTCACCCTATGCTGAAGCGGACGAAACCATGCCGCCCGCGCATCCTGTACAGGTACCGCGAGAGAGGTCGCCCCCACGAGCATCGCCATCGCGGCGAACGCGAGCGGCACGTGCCTGTGCTTCCCGTGCATGATCATGCCCCCTCCGGCGCAACATGCTGCCCTCAGTGTGCGCAGCAAGGCGCCAGATCATGAGGCGCGGCCCTCGTGGAAGGGTAGGCCAGCTATGCGATGCGCAAGCGCAGTGGCGACCTGGGACGCGCGACGCCGTCAAACCGCAAAAAGGCTGTCCCCATCCCCGTGACACCGGGACAGGAACAGCCTTTCCAACACAACGCGCCGCCGCGTGTCGCAATTCAGCGCTTCGAGAACTGCGGTGCACGACGGGCAGCCTTGAGCCCGTATTTCTTGCGCTCCTTCATACGCGCATCGCGAGTCAGGAGTCCTGCACGCTTGAGCGTCGGGCGCAGATTCGGATCCACTTTCAGCAGCGCGCGAGCGATGCCGTGACGGATGGCACCCGCCTGACCGGAGATCCCCCCGCCGCGCACGTTCACGTACACGTCGTACTGGCCCATTGTATCCGTGAGCAACAGCGGTTGCTTGACAATCAGCTTGAGCGACTCGAGCCCGAAGTACTCGTCCATCGGCCGCTTGTTCACCACAATCTTGCCGTCGCCCGGAAGAAGGCGCACGCGAGCGACGGAGGTCTTGCGACGGCCCACAGCCCAGTATTGAACGCTTGCCAAGTTGCAGCCCCTCCTTTACTCCCGCGTCTCGCCGGGTACGAACGGAATCGGTTTTTGCGCCGCATGCGGATGCTCAGGTCCCGCATAGATGTGCAGCTTTTTCAATTGACGACGGCCGAGCGAGTTGTGCGGCAACATGCCGCGGACAGCGTAGTACAGCACGCGCTCCGGATGCGTGTTCAACAGGGTTCGCGCCGTCGTAACCTTGAGACCGCCCGGGTAACCGGAGTGGCGGTAATACTTCTTTTGATCCAGCTTGCGGCCCGTGAACACAACCTTGTCTGCATTCACGACGATGACAAAATCGCCCGTGTCAACATGAGGCGTGAACTCCGGCTTATGCTTGCCTCGCAAAATCATTGCAATCTGCGTCGCCAAGCGGCCCACGCGCCAGCCCGTGGCATCAATG
This window harbors:
- a CDS encoding N-acetylmuramoyl-L-alanine amidase; amino-acid sequence: MHGKHRHVPLAFAAMAMLVGATSLAVPVQDARAAWFRPLQHRVNPGIQATGIQGKVIVVDPGHGGRDSGARGVGGIEEKDITLSVALKLARYLQQGGAMVVMTRSTDTDLATERDRAMRQRHLGDLRGRLNVVRRQRVDAFVSIHCNSAPSPDWRGAQVLYLKTNPHAKQLATVMQETFRSELLPTHRDVQSNRTLFLLKRIEGPTVLAEIGFVSNPEEARALTTEAYQERVAFAMYQALVRYFSDPAAQQVPEDGG
- a CDS encoding Mrp/NBP35 family ATP-binding protein gives rise to the protein MVTREQVIEALRDVKDPEVGRSIVELDMVPSVEIEGGKVTVDVLLTIRGCPLSNVIEREIRERLSQLDGVTEIEVRVGHMTDEQRAQFAAKVRGMGRANAEAQQAELPPILRQQGRQFLAIASGKGGVGKSTVTANLAVALARKGYRVALIDADIYGFSIPVIFGIEGVKPATIEDLIMPVQAEGVKIMSMQFFVPENTPVVWRGPMLGKMLRSFFGQVHWGEVDIVLLDLPPGTGDVALDVHTLLPQSKQLIVTTPQAAAAEVAVRAGLMGVRTNHQVIGVVENMAYFVCDSCGETAYLFGRGGGERVAAALNTTLLAEIPIANQEKERAGIFSADSLHGQVFAKLADRVAEAMGLDQDRELRA
- the rpsI gene encoding 30S ribosomal protein S9, producing MASVQYWAVGRRKTSVARVRLLPGDGKIVVNKRPMDEYFGLESLKLIVKQPLLLTDTMGQYDVYVNVRGGGISGQAGAIRHGIARALLKVDPNLRPTLKRAGLLTRDARMKERKKYGLKAARRAPQFSKR
- the rplM gene encoding 50S ribosomal protein L13, which gives rise to MRTTYMAKPGSVERKWYVIDATGWRVGRLATQIAMILRGKHKPEFTPHVDTGDFVIVVNADKVVFTGRKLDQKKYYRHSGYPGGLKVTTARTLLNTHPERVLYYAVRGMLPHNSLGRRQLKKLHIYAGPEHPHAAQKPIPFVPGETRE